The Ipomoea triloba cultivar NCNSP0323 chromosome 13, ASM357664v1 genomic interval GCATATCTTGGGCAGTGACTCTGATTTTTCACGTCATCTAAAAATATACTATGTATATTCTcatcacataatatattttttgttaaagtAATGCTATATacccttaatttatttttctctacATTCTTTTCTCTTCTGACTTCGCATCGGTCACCCAATGATTGGGAGTCACATTAGGAGGAAAAACTTAGGAGAGACAagaatcattttcctttttgttgggTGATTCAATTCCCACAAACCACACAAGTTTAATGGTTTGTttgatattttttcaaataaagtaaaaacttgtgtgagatcgtctcacgaaTCCTTGTCTGTGAGACGGATTGGGTAAAGATGAAAATTCAgtacttatactaaaaaaatgtaatactaaagtactaatcaagaataaagtgtttattatttatatgagaaattataatattttaattttaaagaaaaatataatacttttacattctgatttaaaagtattacatttttcttcataagtattacattttctcatataaataacaaacacttgtcaacattatttataagagaaagtatatgtaatgcttttaaattaaaatgtacattgtcctcaaattaaagtattacattttttcttatattacATTTGacttaatattacatttttcagtataaatattacggagtacatttttatattgataTGACCCGCCAGTGTGACCTTCTAATAAATATCATTTTAGCTTTAAAAGACATGGCTTTTGATTTTTAAGACAACGAATAGTATTTATTGTTTTTCGATAAAATTTTTGACTAATGAAAGTTAAATGTCATAAAATATCAATGAAGGTAAGGAAGGGTAGTATGcctttattaattaattctatttaaaattttcGCTTGAAAcgacaagaaagaaaaaaacaatattcCACAATCAAAATGAATACATTTTATATCAATAAACTCAACAAATATCTCTACAAGATTATATAACACACCATCTGCAGAAAACCAAtaataacctttttttttttttaaaaaaaaaaatacacacccTCTACTTAAAAGTATATTTCATGTGAAGTATGTCTTGTAACCTTAACCAGCAAAAGACTACAACAAAAATATCTCAATATAGAAGGTCAATAGCTCACTCTCACGGGATTAAACTCGATCAAATGAACTCTCTAACCAATTTGAGGGAGGTTGTCCCGCAGCCACCAAAtttggacatatatatatatatatatatatatcattgtttgaTCACATTATGGTGCAAAACGCAGTGGCAAAATTCAGAGCCGCCGTACAAGTGGTGAGTACCGTTGAGAATGTGGTCACTATTTCCGTTCGTTTATCCTGCTTGAAACACGCCAAAATGCATGTCCATGTTAATGAATAAACTCATGcaatcaacaattttttttgttaaggaAAATCCGTAGGATAAACCCTCAATCTAGGTTGTTTATAAGGCCAGCCGGTCCCCCAACTTAAGTTGCCCCAAAAATCATAAATGACGGGCCTAATCAGCCGGTTCAAACTTAACTAAAAATATCTACAGATTATTCTTGTTGGTAGCTAAACTCTTaatcttgtgattaccaaatgaTCAGTCTAATCCATTTAGTTGGAGTTGCCTCAGCGAGCCATCAACAATTCATGTATACGTGGGATTTGTGGTGaacaaattaatgaaattaaacaaCCTAGGACGACCAATAATTAAGGAATGTGTATGGCCGGCCGGCCGGCTTAATTAGTACTCCGTACCTTTTTCACGATTGCATTTGAGGGTTCAGGTCTTGGCTGCAAATATATGTAAAAGAAACATACGCCAGGTTAAACTAATCGTATTTCCAGTTATATAAtgaaatatatactccgtatctattatcagtgttgtaaaaattagCCTAGAAGGTAAGTCAGTAGCCTAGGTGTTAAGCGCACCTAGGTCGATGTAATTTTAGCTCTAGGGGACTTTTAGTCGGCCTACCGCCTAGGCGTTTAGTtcagcgcctaactcggccaagTCAACACTCAACTCGGCTAAGTCGGTGCCCAATTCGATTGAGTCCCGCTCAAAATAGCCAAGTGGATTGGCTGCTCTTCTTTTATGTTTTTCCAATCATGTACTCAATTAATCATTTAATATATTcctgaatgaaaaaaaaaaaaatgaagacatatatattgaaattatttgacCGCCTCGTCTAGGCATTCAGGTGCTAGGTTCACCCAGATAGTCCGACTAGAGCCTAGTGCTTAGGGACTAGCTATATCTATTGTATCTAGCTACTTACCTCATCGTCAGTTTGAAAATTGGGGCTTTGCGGCGTCGGGGCTGCGCTGTAGCAGCCGGTATGCAGCACAGTGTAATCCAAGAAGAAAACGTCATTTTCCCCGAAGTGTTTGTTGCGTTTATGGCGAAGATACGCTTCGCTCTCATAACAACCCAGACAGAGGGCGTATTTGGCGGCGGGGCATTTGGAGCAGCAGAAAAACATGTCAGGTATGAAGTGTTCGCAGCCGCTGCAAAACGGCCGTCCACTCAGAACAATGTAGTACAGTGTCAGAGCTTCCGACATAGTCATATGATTCCCATCCTTAGCCAGCAGCATTTGGAACAGTTCTCTGTCGGCATATTGTGGAAACCCCTTCTTGATCATCACTGCTAAGAAATCATTCTGGGTTAGACGGCTTTGGCCTTTTCCGGCCTGCCGGAACATGCTCCGGCAAAAATCATCGGCCGCGTTCTTGATTTCCCGAGAGGCGGCTTTGTGGTGGGCCTTCGCGATGCGAGCCAACTTCTCCATTCCTTCATTATGCCCCTCCTTATTAGgtcaaaaaaattttaattcaagttATAAAGCAgcctcagaaaaaaaaaaaaaaatgagaattaTGGGGTATAGCTTGTTAGCTAGACCTCTAGAAGTTAGTGTAACTATCATATCCTTCAAGTCCTTACCATAATCTTTGTCTCTGCAGGAGGGCTTGTACAGTATGGTTTAATTGGAAGTATTTGCAAATCTTGCTTTGCTTTTCCCTTCTCCTACATACATTTAATCGGTAACACTTGTGTTAGAATATCTAACAAATCTTTATTCGTGATACCAAACGGATCAGGTTGAGTCggttcaatatataaatataatatttaattatactgaaaaatgtaatactaattaggaatagaGTGTCTGTTacaggaaaaatgtaatacttttacatcatttagtattacattttatgttGACCCAACTCGTTTAGCGGACaaggatccatgagacggtctcacataaatttttgtcatcaaaaaattaattaatttccaatCCTAAAATCAAAATGACATATATAAGTGGTTGGGACAACCCTGCCAAGTTGGTCAGGTTATTAGCTTAATAATCACGACTTCACAAGGTCCCAAATTCAATTACCTACTAGTGAAAACAATAATCTT includes:
- the LOC116001474 gene encoding uncharacterized protein LOC116001474, with amino-acid sequence MEKLARIAKAHHKAASREIKNAADDFCRSMFRQAGKGQSRLTQNDFLAVMIKKGFPQYADRELFQMLLAKDGNHMTMSEALTLYYIVLSGRPFCSGCEHFIPDMFFCCSKCPAAKYALCLGCYESEAYLRHKRNKHFGENDVFFLDYTVLHTGCYSAAPTPQSPNFQTDDEPRPEPSNAIVKKSFAG